AAGGCATCGTCACCGGCTTGATCGAGAAGCGTCCCGCGCTGACCAAGGCTGGCGAAACGGTGAAGAATGTCGTCCGTCGGATCGACTGGCTAAAAGTTGCGAAGAAGGCGGGCGGGTTCGCACTCACAGCTCTCACGGGCATTCCGACGCCTGACCAGATCCAAACCATCGTCGGCTCGCTCGAAGGTATTCTCGCCGATCCGGCGAAGCTCGCAACGAAAGACAATACCATAGCCGCAATCAATAATGTGATGGGGATGTTAAAGCCGTTGAGTGAAAGAGCCTCAACCAACGTGCCCGAGGAGATCAACGCCTTCCGCAAGGCATTTGACGATCTGCTTGAAAAGGCTGGAGTGGAGCAGTTGGTCGTCCTCATCGACGACCTTGACCGCTGCCTTCCCGACACAGCCATCGAAACGCTCGAAGCCGTACGCCTCTTCGTCTTCACCTCACGAACCGCCTTCGTCGTTGCCGCCGATGAGGCGATGATCGAATACGCGGTGCGCAAACATTTCCCCGACCTGCCGGACACGACTGGGCAACAGACCTATGCCCGTAACTATCTGGAGAAGCTCATTCAGGTGCCCTTCCGGATCCCGGCCCTCGGTGAAACGGAGACACGCATCTATGTCACGCTCCTACTCGTTGGCATGGAACTCGGCGACAACGATCCGGCTTTCAACAACTTGATTGGCATCGCCCGAGAGCGGCTTAAACGGCCGTGGACCACCGGCGCGCTCGATGCAGCGACGGTTAAAACTGCGCTCGTGGATAAGTCCTCACGAGCCAACAACGCCTTGGCGCTCAGCGATCAGATAGGGCCGATCCTTGCCAGTGGAACGAAGGGTAACCCCCGTCAGATCAAGAGATTTCTCAACATGCTTGTCTTGCGGCAGCGAACAGCCGAAGCGCGCGGATTCGGGGATGACGTCAAGCTCCCCGTTCTCGCCAAGCTCATGCTCGCCGAACGATTCCTCCCGCGCCTGTTTGACCAGATCGCCGCTGCGGCTGCTGCCGCGCCAGATGGCAAGTGTGCCGATTTGGTGGCGCTCGAAGCTGCAATTACTGAGGAAAAAGACGACAAAGCTAAGCCCAAACCGGCCAAGATGACAGCCGGCAAGGGTGATGACGCGGTCAAGCCCGCACCCAGGTTGGTGGCCTCAAAGGCGATTGAGAGCGCGCTGCTAGGCGAGTGGCTATCATCGCCTTCCATCAAGGCCTGGGCCGCAGTGCCGATCAAGATAGGCGGGGACGACCTTCGCCCTTATCTCTTCGTAGCCAAGGACCGAAAGGATTATTTCGGAGCAGCCTCGGTGCTTGGACATCTTTCCACCGTCGTCGAGCAACTCTTTGGCGGCAAATTCGCGGTCCAAGGCGTCGAAGGCGACCTAAAGCGGCTCGCACCACCCGAAGCGGCCCAGATCTTCGAAGCAGTGCGGGGCCGCATCGTAGGTAGTGACAGTTTCGACACCGAACCGCCGGGTGCGGCTGGCTTGGCGGTCCTCGTCAAAGCGCATCCCACGCTCCAGGAAAACCTCCTCGACTTTCTCGAAGCCCTTCCTCAAGACCGCTTGGGCCCATGGGCGTGCAGTGGTTGGGAAAGCGCGCTCAAGGATGCTGAACCCACACAACGATTTAACCGCTTGCTCCAACTCTGGGGGAAGGACGGCGGGGCGATGCTGAAGGCTGCGGCCAATGCAGTACTTCGCACACGCAAGGGGGTACGCTGATGGGTACGTCGACCGCTTTCGGCGGCCAATGCGGCAACACTCCGCTCGTCCCTAGCTGGCTGGGCAATGAAGGCTCCCCTCCGGCTGCGCCGGACGGCGGAGCAGCCCCCAATGGTACTCCCCCGGCAGGGCCGCCTGATGGCCCGCTAGCACAGCCAGCAAGTCCAGCCATTCCCCCAGCGGCGGATTCGACACGGTTCTCGGCTGCCCGTAACAATTTCTCCCGCTTCGCGGGCTCGGGCGGGGACGACCACAAAGCTCTCGGTCGTGCCGTGTCGCACTATGTGAGCTCGTCTTCGGGCGGCGCAAGAACGGCGGCTGCCAGGATGGGGTCGGCGCGAGGAGCCGGCAGCCGTCTTCTCGGATTTCTGTCGGACGCGGTAACGCGTGGTGTGTCCGAGGCGCTCCGCGCGCTCAATCTCGGCGCTCTCGCCGGCCAGCCGATCGAGGACGTCTTCCTCGGGCTAGCCGACTATGTGTGCCCGGACGGTGGCACCATCGACGAGGGCATTTCGCGGGAGGCCTTCATCGAGACGATCGCTGACCTGGCTGGTGCGGGCATAACAGACCTCGATGGGCTCACTCACGACCAGATGCAGACGGTCTTTGAACTCTATGCGACGAACGCGATCGAGGCTCGGCTATGCAATGACATCGGCGCGAAGACCGTGACCCTCCCCTCCGACAGTTGGCAAGTCGCACGAGTCCAGGCACAGTTGAATGATTTTATTCGGCGCGCCGTCGCCGACGCTTTGACAAAGGCGCGTGCAGCGGA
This genomic stretch from Desulfomicrobium macestii harbors:
- the qatB gene encoding Qat anti-phage system associated protein QatB yields the protein MGTSTAFGGQCGNTPLVPSWLGNEGSPPAAPDGGAAPNGTPPAGPPDGPLAQPASPAIPPAADSTRFSAARNNFSRFAGSGGDDHKALGRAVSHYVSSSSGGARTAAARMGSARGAGSRLLGFLSDAVTRGVSEALRALNLGALAGQPIEDVFLGLADYVCPDGGTIDEGISREAFIETIADLAGAGITDLDGLTHDQMQTVFELYATNAIEARLCNDIGAKTVTLPSDSWQVARVQAQLNDFIRRAVADALTKARAAEAALTHDRVLAFVGSIYEQAFGILQIMGDTEVEGA
- the qatA gene encoding Qat anti-phage system ATPase QatA — its product is MILIDNETKVDLLNNEAIATTIIKLVRDTPDQPVTVGVHGDWGAGKSSVLEMIEAGFENETKVLCLKFNGWRFQGFEDAKIALIEGIVTGLIEKRPALTKAGETVKNVVRRIDWLKVAKKAGGFALTALTGIPTPDQIQTIVGSLEGILADPAKLATKDNTIAAINNVMGMLKPLSERASTNVPEEINAFRKAFDDLLEKAGVEQLVVLIDDLDRCLPDTAIETLEAVRLFVFTSRTAFVVAADEAMIEYAVRKHFPDLPDTTGQQTYARNYLEKLIQVPFRIPALGETETRIYVTLLLVGMELGDNDPAFNNLIGIARERLKRPWTTGALDAATVKTALVDKSSRANNALALSDQIGPILASGTKGNPRQIKRFLNMLVLRQRTAEARGFGDDVKLPVLAKLMLAERFLPRLFDQIAAAAAAAPDGKCADLVALEAAITEEKDDKAKPKPAKMTAGKGDDAVKPAPRLVASKAIESALLGEWLSSPSIKAWAAVPIKIGGDDLRPYLFVAKDRKDYFGAASVLGHLSTVVEQLFGGKFAVQGVEGDLKRLAPPEAAQIFEAVRGRIVGSDSFDTEPPGAAGLAVLVKAHPTLQENLLDFLEALPQDRLGPWACSGWESALKDAEPTQRFNRLLQLWGKDGGAMLKAAANAVLRTRKGVR